From a region of the Apibacter sp. B3706 genome:
- a CDS encoding outer membrane beta-barrel family protein produces the protein MKIFYLFVIILVCNYSYSQEITLKGRLELNENIFENKYKIYLIKQDSIIITSEIDDHKNFNFRNLYEGLYELKIKEDNEELYSKTLIIKENTDLGIINLSTGVKLQQIVVTGNKKLIDRKIDRTIFNVENSAATSGGDGLDVLKLTPGIQVKNDQISMFGKSSLKILVNDKIIPLSDDDLINYLKSISSDNIKKIEVITAPPAKYDAEGNSGLINIVLKTSKKNNWNSYIGGTYKQAKYALFNENLGFTFNYKKITFNTAIDFYNGKNFSQLINKYSEFTDKNINNYINSNFKLKKYFNGNLDLDYQIIEKLNLGVHLLYKKTEGSLNLYNKQYQYNLLNPNILTNSVSKEIEERENFYSNFYTHYKLDSLGSKIKLNLNYFKNTRKENAILNSKDYIDFDSYLPTNDFASLDTNNQKISNYSGNLDVEQKLKNLGIDYGIKISHSKITNNIGYCENKEGKNDFQEKYKDLLEYKENIQAIYFSGRRKILDRWEIQIGLRLESFQSKINSVVSKEEYKSNSIELFPSFYLSYVLNEKNTFTFTYTRRINRPWYRALNPFVLHINKNTTQAGNPYLHSSNSDNLELNYTWKNKWTSGIYFYKAEDVINMVNYLKEDDTNFLHYKFENSVNEYSVGLNQNYVFNTFKFWESTLTLNLFYKENKSKIEGFNSNNTISSSLEINNNLFLNRNKTAYFTIVYQYNFPQYDGTDKLKSFSNFGAGLKCLFLDKKLVLSLYANDIFKTFKYKVYSVYNQNKNKITDYEFSQNLRFSIKYNFGNNSIKSKSIKTGNEEEQYRAK, from the coding sequence ATGAAAATTTTCTATTTATTTGTTATCATATTAGTATGTAATTATTCATATTCTCAAGAAATTACTCTTAAAGGGAGGCTTGAATTAAATGAAAATATATTTGAAAATAAATACAAAATATATTTGATCAAGCAAGATTCTATTATCATTACTTCAGAGATAGATGATCATAAAAACTTTAATTTTAGAAATTTATACGAAGGATTATACGAGTTAAAAATTAAAGAAGATAATGAAGAATTATATTCCAAAACGTTAATAATAAAAGAAAATACAGACTTAGGAATAATTAATCTGTCTACCGGTGTAAAATTACAGCAGATAGTAGTTACAGGAAATAAAAAACTAATTGATCGAAAAATAGATCGAACTATATTTAATGTTGAAAATTCAGCTGCAACCTCAGGAGGAGATGGTTTGGATGTATTGAAATTAACCCCGGGAATACAAGTTAAAAATGATCAAATATCCATGTTCGGTAAAAGTAGCTTGAAAATATTAGTTAATGATAAGATCATTCCACTATCTGATGATGATTTAATTAATTATTTAAAATCCATTTCATCTGATAATATTAAGAAAATTGAAGTGATCACCGCACCTCCCGCGAAATACGATGCTGAAGGAAATTCGGGATTAATAAATATTGTTTTAAAAACAAGTAAAAAGAATAATTGGAACAGTTATATAGGTGGGACTTATAAACAGGCTAAATATGCATTATTTAATGAAAATTTAGGATTTACATTTAATTATAAAAAAATAACATTCAATACTGCTATAGATTTTTATAATGGTAAAAATTTTTCACAACTGATCAATAAATATAGTGAATTTACTGATAAAAATATCAATAATTATATTAATAGTAATTTTAAGCTAAAAAAATACTTTAATGGAAACCTTGATTTGGATTATCAAATAATAGAGAAATTAAATTTAGGTGTTCACTTATTGTATAAGAAAACTGAAGGTTCTTTAAATCTATATAATAAACAATATCAATATAATTTATTAAATCCAAATATTTTGACGAATAGTGTATCAAAAGAAATCGAAGAAAGAGAAAACTTTTATTCGAATTTTTACACACACTATAAATTGGATAGTCTGGGAAGTAAGATTAAATTAAATTTGAATTATTTTAAAAATACGAGAAAAGAAAATGCAATTTTAAATTCAAAAGATTATATAGATTTTGATTCGTATTTACCTACAAACGATTTTGCCTCTCTGGATACAAATAATCAAAAAATTTCAAATTATTCCGGAAATTTAGATGTAGAGCAAAAATTAAAAAATTTGGGAATAGATTATGGTATTAAAATATCGCATAGTAAAATAACTAATAATATAGGCTATTGTGAAAATAAAGAAGGAAAAAATGATTTTCAAGAAAAATACAAAGATCTTTTGGAATATAAAGAAAACATTCAAGCGATTTATTTTTCAGGGAGAAGAAAAATTTTGGATAGATGGGAAATACAAATCGGTTTACGATTGGAAAGCTTTCAAAGCAAAATTAATTCCGTAGTATCTAAAGAAGAATATAAATCTAATTCAATTGAATTGTTTCCGAGCTTTTATTTATCGTATGTGTTAAATGAAAAAAATACTTTTACATTTACCTATACTAGACGTATAAATAGGCCGTGGTATAGGGCATTAAATCCCTTTGTTCTTCATATAAATAAAAATACAACACAAGCAGGTAATCCATATCTACATTCTTCAAATTCAGATAATTTAGAATTAAATTATACCTGGAAAAATAAGTGGACAAGTGGGATCTATTTTTATAAAGCGGAAGATGTGATAAATATGGTAAATTACTTAAAAGAGGACGACACTAATTTTTTGCATTATAAATTTGAAAACAGTGTCAACGAGTATTCCGTAGGTCTAAATCAAAATTATGTATTCAATACATTTAAATTTTGGGAAAGTACTCTTACATTAAATTTATTTTATAAAGAAAATAAATCTAAAATTGAAGGTTTTAATTCAAATAATACTATAAGTTCAAGCTTAGAGATAAATAATAATTTATTTCTAAATAGAAATAAAACTGCATATTTTACCATAGTATATCAATATAATTTTCCTCAGTATGATGGGACGGATAAATTGAAATCCTTTTCAAATTTTGGTGCAGGATTGAAATGTCTGTTTCTTGATAAAAAATTAGTGCTTTCCTTATATGCCAATGATATTTTTAAAACATTTAAATATAAAGTATATAGTGTATACAATCAAAATAAGAATAAAATTACTGATTATGAATTTTCACAAAATCTACGGTTTTCGATAAAATATAATTTTGGGAATAATTCAATAAAATCTAAGTCTATCAAAACAGGTAATGAGGAAGAACAATACAGAGCTAAATAG